The Populus alba chromosome 6, ASM523922v2, whole genome shotgun sequence genomic interval GGTCAAAAGCTGCTGGGGATCttagaagaaagagagagatcgaGCGTCATAAATTGTCAGAGACGGACATTCCCTCATTGGCTTTATAGTGCTTACCACATTCTGACatttactttctctctctttcgtcatttaaaattagaaaaatattaaattaataattttaattaattaataataaaaataaaaaaaattattttaatatattttcaaacaagaaatattttaaaaatataaattccatCACTTATTTAGCATTGAGATTGAATCATTGttttgctatttaaaaaaaaacattactttaaattatatttttttatatttttagatggttttaataagttgatattaaaataaatttaaaaaatattattttgatatatttacaaGTAAACAATACTTTGAAATATAACACTCATCATACTAAAAAAGTGTTTATGAGTATCATACCGATTATGATTTAAAGTGTTATTCACTTAGAAATAAatcaagattatatatatatttttaaaaaaaattattaaaatattaaaaaataatttttaaataaaaaaaataatttaaaaaaaaaaaacataatttcaactACTTCATGAAACACTTTCTAAGCGCTAAACTCACCCTTATGcagctttcatttttttttttaccctgcACTTACTATCCATGCTTTATTACCGAAAAGCTTCTTTTTGCGAGGGGAAATTAGATGGAGTAGGAAATGGTGAAATTGCCCTGTTTTTGTGAGGACAGTTGGGTAGATGGTATATCGACGAACAGTCGAGTTATGAGTTGGCTAAATAAATTTGGattaattcaaaaaactatatatatatataagaagaagCAATTGACAATCTCCAACATTTTGCTCCTTTCAAAATCTGTCGAGGAAGGTGAACTATCTGCTTCCTTGTGATAAAGATATGGATGAATCAACAAAGTAGCATACAGTATTTTTGGTATGGTAATAGTTGTTgtagttataatttaaaaaaaaaatttataaaaaatatttttggttgaggttgatttggtatttatgtatgtttggattgaaattaaggttgaacaaaatgtagtttaatgtgtttggttaataatacttttgaaaatggaggttataaaattatttttttaaaaaaaaaaaaaatatatatatatatatatattaatattgatggtttttaatttaaatattgtagatttaactattattattatatcatgaaatgaaaaatattttatataaaatatttttcattagttcattaaactatctacaattccatcacatatgaaatacatccgacaaggactataatttttttggtttcttaagcgcgcaacaatatcaggtaaaatataattagaaactAAATTGGGATtgcaatcaaattttacaaatgatACGTCATCAAACGATCTctatctaatttatatagtatcATTGAATAACATTAGTTATAAACATTTTGAGTTTTGGACCCGATCCGGTCGGATCTAGTCCGACCAGAACAGACACTGTTCACTCAACAGTGTAGCGTGAacactgttcatgctaattaatttcatcaataGTGCGGAAAAAGCAacattttcttgctttttcttttccattgttTGGAATGCAAAAATGCTATGGGACCCATGAACATTAAACTATGATTTTTACTTTACGAAACAAGTTGCATCTAcgttttaaacaaaacacagaCACAACCTCTTAAATAAATACTCTCTTAATTTCATCATGAACCAAGAGTCATTGGcaggaaaaacaaaagcaggaaggaaacaaaaaaaaaaatacctttaaagGAGACAACAAAGCAAGAGAGGTGTTCGGGAGTGTggttgagtttgttttttaaagtgattctagtttgaaaatacatcaaaataatattttttaaaaaaattatttttgatattagtacataaaaataatctgaaagtaccataaaaatattgatttgaagtaaataaaaaaatttcaaaacttttaaaaatatttttaaaatataaaaataaacagcctCTTAATATTAACAGATCAAGtgaatgtaaaataattttaactactAGTTCACCACTAGGGCTACACACCACTGCAGCaacattttaagaaaaagaaaattgtaaCACAACACAAGATTTttactaaacaaaaaagaatatatagataaataaaaaggataataaGATGCAATTAACTTCCTCAAAATCAAAGCTTGAATTGAAAAGTCCTCTACGTGTGGATTATGAAGAAGAAGCAGATTAGGTGAAGGGAATAGGGGATTAGGGGAAAAGGAAGCCATGCATGTGGATGCTTGTTTTGTGAATTATTAAAGCATATCTTCTACAGctctcataaaaatataaaaataaaactattaaagaCGGTTTTaaaattggaaattttttttttcttatataaaaataagtcATTTGTTCTTATAGAAActctacaatataaaaataagtgttttattattatacaaacTCTACAAGTAAAAAGAGAGTTatgtttgaattaaaattattttgaagaaaaaaaacaaatcttgagaTAAAATCACACGATtccatctgttttttttaagattaataataaataaaatattattaaatttgctCTCCATGCacattttctctttaaaaaatattttatttgttattaatagatattttatgattaaacaGATATATTTACACgaatttatcttaattaaatattcTTACATAAATATTGTATTCTATGCAAACTATACAAGTAAAAAGACTGATGTTTGACATAAAATagtattaaaattgttttgaaagaatttaattaagataaattcATGTGAATCTAtctgttcaataaaaaaaatattgattaataataaatagaatattttcttcaaagaaaaatgaCAGTATGATtgccgtgaaaaaaaattagtatgaagacaaaaaaaagtaCATGGAGGGAAATTTAATAATACTttacttattattaaaaaaaaaattttatttcttgttaataaatacttttttattaaaaaaatagatgtatgTAATTTTATCTTAACTAAATTGTCTAAATTATTtccttcaaaacaaatttaattcaaacaTTTTACTTGTAGAGTTTGTATAAGAATTGACCATTTATTATTATACTGTAGAgtttttataagaataaattattatttggtataagaataaacttttttaaatttaaattttaaaattggctAAAGAGAGTTGTAAATGTTATTTGTGATTTCCGAATCATGATTGCTATTTATAACTCTTtagattgtattatttttaaaatatctttgcaATGTAATTATTTTGGCATTTTAAAATCGATCCGGGACACAAGacaaaattttccttttttttttgcatggttaAATTACAATGATGCCTTTGGAAGAGAGAGTTGAGTTTGCTTGCTATGAAGGGGTGTTCCTGTCATTGTTATGTATAGTTAAATTATCATATTACCCTTGgattctggaaaaaaaatttaaccaataaTGAAGCTTCCTttgccttttcatttttctagGTATAGTTAAACGGACCAACTTACCTTTGAGCTTATTTTCTCAAGCTTAGGGTCAAATAGTGTTTTAGTTATTTCAtaaatggtattttttattgttttttagggTGGGGTAGGGATGTTctagtcttaaaaaaaaataacaagtattGACACATGCTGAGAATGTGTCAGCGTGAcagttatttttggatgacacgtGGTTGTTTCTAACGGTTAAAAAAGCTATTTTGAGATTGTTTTAGCTTCATCTCGGTCTTTCTTCCATGGATATATGAATCTTATACCAATAAAAACTTTAGTCCAGAgaccatttattttcttcttcttctttctttccttttattcccTCGGTCTTCACACCTTGTCACTTGATTTTACAAATTAGCCCCTAaccttctatttattttttatttagtccctGTTCTtgtggttatgattttttttctttgaaataattcattgaattggattttatttatttatttcatcttgattcaatttttttctttgtcaaagttggtccctatttttttaattactattttatatatataatctaagataatttttggagttgtatttttttggcGATTCCacatccataatttttttttcctaatagattttattctcattcttttttattattgtgtttttttttctttgcaaaatttttcataatttatatttgttttaactgatttaattcttcaatatttaattgatttgaatttgagCTTCTTAGTTAAGCCCGTATCTAAGATCTCATAAGTTGCTAGCTTTGAAAATTAACCCGGCTTCATGAAGTTCTGCCCTAGGattgctttggtttttttttttatttgactttttttatattttatctttcaatatttatttaattggagattgaagtctatttttttattatttttttattttattaggttaccctaggtctttttatttgttatttaaaaaaaaaaatcttaaaaaaaaatttttttattcttagattaaatagaattgatttattaaatatagACAAATTCTcacttcattttgatttttgatttgcttttttagAACGTTTCTCCAGTGACCCATGCGTTTTCTTCTTATGCCATCTTCCAGAATGTTGGAGTTGGGTTTGAACCGTCTtaacaaggtttttttattattatttattttttttatgatagacAATGTCCCCATGAAgtaacaatgattttttttcctttcttttccttcccgGTATAATATAGGTtgctcatttattttatttgattattgcctgatgttttttttacttttcattgttattattgcctataatttaaatcaaattattaaattatctaattttattaaattagtcAAGTTAATAACTCGAGTATCAAGTTTTTCCTCATTGAAAACATTGTCAGCTACATACCTTTTTATGTACacaaatttttaattgacttgGGTCACTAATACAGTTTTTGTCTAAAAATAATTGGAGTATCTCCCTGAAGAAAGAAAGGTTGGTGGCATCAAGAGTGAAGACATTAAAAAGACTGGTCGACCTCATGGACCACACACAAGGAAAACTCTGGCTATGTGTATCATTTTAGGACCAGATGATATGTAAGGCATTTTCGGCCCCGACAAGATCCGACCCATCAGGATCCATGCAAGGAAGTTCAATATCAATACAGCTGGAGGAATGATATGGTCAGAAATCTTGGCGAGAGAAGGTGGACATTTTTTGAAAGGTCTACTGGACGCCAAGCCCAGTTGATAGCTGGATAATAATGGGCCCATTTGGCTGCCAAAATGtccacagagagagagagagatggagagagagagagtaacaAGTCAGTGTCAAAGCCAGTACTGCAGAAATACATTTACTCCATCAGATTATTCAGAGTGTCAGTGAGAAAAGGCATTATCTATCTTGCCAGGGAGCAACAGGCAACAATTCACAAGCGCTGAGTGGAACTATTTTGTAACATTCAATTACGGACAAAGCTAATTGCCACGTTGAAATAATACATGCTCCTCTTCTATAGCAGTCTCATCTTCAATAACAGAAACCCAGGTCTCTGCAATTTTATCCACTCTCCCTTCCAGAATCTCCACTAAAGTGAAGGCTCGCATTGTGCCTCTAGACCCTGGGGAAAACACTGAAGTTTCGTTGTTCATGAAGTTTGTGTTGTCAGTTCCTTGTCCAGCAACTAATCTTCGAACTCGAGGAACGATGGCCCCATTCAGGTATATAGTCTTGTCAGCACCAACCACAATCATTTTCCGAAGACCATTTCCATATGCTAGCTCTTTATGCATGTGACCAAACACAACCAGGCGAATACTGATCTTGGTAGTCTCTTTTAGATGGGATATGGCTTGTGCTAGATCTGTACATGGTAGAGTGAAATAGTTTTCCATAATACAGGACAAATAAATTGCATTTTGTGTCTGTAACAGAAGATACTCATATGACCACAAGCAGCTCAGTACCTGGATCACCATGGTCACCACCTCCAAAAACCCAATCTTTCCCGCATATGTCATTCAAGTTAGAACCAAGGCCTGAAAAGAAAGACCAAAACGTGTCATTAAAAATAACCATTTCTTTCTAAACAACTAGTCTGGAAGTAACTTTGCCGGTTATACACCTGTTGGTCCATTATGTGCAAGAAGTATAACCATATGGTCTTCTGGAGTGCCCAAAGCAGCATTGTAGATTCTATCAGCACTTCCATCCATGTCTTGGATTCCATatctgaaagaaaatattttgaacttaatttttggCTATATGGGCCACAATAAGGTCAAGGAAGAGACTCGGGTTTTTCTGAATCCAAGacaggaagaaaagaaaattaaaaaaaagaagaaaaaaagaagaagaagaatgaggcTCCACACCACAATCTCATCCACACAGTACAGAAAGTTGATTCTTTTGGTTATCTGCTTGTACAGTTTTTCATGATTACATCACCAAAGCAGACAATAAAGGAAGAGGATAAGGGGTTATATAAGAGTGAGGCACAATTGAATATATTCGTGTGAAAAAATCAACACAGTACCTTACAAGAAACAGTTGAGAATGTAATGAGCTCGATACATTTATGTCCCCAAACCTTAAAAGTAGtattttggttttcattttttaataattagagATGCATGTagcaaaatgaagaaaatagaaaggTTATAAGAATGCATATTCCTGTCACAGAGATAGTAATACAAACCTTGCAGAGAGAAGACTTCTCCGGAATATCTGCTCACCACCACAAGAAAATGGCCGTCCACCAACTACACTGACTTTTAGTGTAGGGAAATCTAATCTCTTGTAAGCTACATGCTCTTCGCCAAGACTGCTTGTTGCAGACAGAACATTTCACAACTGAATTTCATTTCAGTTTTGTGTGCATGATATGTAATGTGCTAAAGGAGAaacattttctatattttgttGTCCCCATTACATGTTAGTTACCATAGTGTGAGATTATATAAGTGACGGGACATAAATAAGTGAGCTGCCAGCAGGAAAAATGTGTATATTCTCATATTTACAGGTTAAAAAATAGGATACATTGAATCAAATACAGAAATAATTGAAATGGATACAGCCACAGGCGTTCTAACCACGAAATATTTTAGAGAACAATgagacaaaataattaataaccaAATATAAGCAATTAGAAGGAAcgacaagataaaaaaacatgacatcCTGTAATTTAGCATGCTTGCAGACAAGTTATGCTCACCATTCCAGCTGACGTTGAACACCATCCTTCCTCCTAATATTCAAATCAAGGAAACCAATTACAAATTTATGAAGGATTAGAAACTGcacttgtattattatttacacAACACAGTTGGTGATGGCAAATCCTATGGCTTGCCTAAACAACAGGACTCCTAGTCCCAACAAATCACATTGCGTAAAATCACCAGCATGAATGCATGTGGATATAAACAAGCACACACACCAATGCAAATAAATCTTTTACAGATGAATATTCTGCAAAGTATATGACAATTCTTGAAACATTACTAATGTTTAGAATCTACCCAACATGGATACTGTTTAAGCATGAGGCAACAGCAGAGTTAACTCACTTTCCTGAAAAATGTTGAGTCTTCCATGAATCGTGGTTTCCTAAGATAACTACTTTAGGTAAATTAAGATCCGCAATGCTTTGGACAAGTTCCACATTCTCATTACCAAAGTCACCTGAAAATAATCAAAGATACATGTTCAAACAAAGTGAAAAAGATGACTGAAGGACAATCACTAAGAGTAGAGTTTCCAGTTATGTTGCATATGCAGAGTCAGAATGGCAAGACCACACGGAATGTGGGCTGAGATTTTAGATTATCTGATTTTGGTCAAATTAATGGACATGTACAGAATGTGCTAGACATTTGTGAGCTGCGAggaaattcatgaaaaattggTGACCAGCAGGCACACTGGTCCTTTCTAAAACAGTCACAAATATTTAGCTCACCAATTGCAACAGGATGAAAGGTTCATGAAGGcaccataaataaaaaactatccaGGCCAAGAGTGAAACAGACAGATAATGAAACaaagagggagaagaaaacCTGCCTGTGAAGAGCACCAGATCTGGCTGTATTGGACATGCAAACACATGTTAGATTCACTAAGAAAATCCATAAGCAAAGCGATGAGTTCAGAAAGCTTAAAGAATTAAACCGAacccaacccccccccccccaaaaaaaaaaaaaaaaaaaaaaaaaaactggacaCAACTAAAAGAGTAAAGTGCCCATACATATATAGATACAAACATATCAGCGACCTATTGTTCTCTCTCACAACCGAAAGCTCCTTTTATCCATTGAGGGTCGGTCCTTTaccaaatatgataaaattcaCGAATACTAGCATCCACTGTCCGCTTTAGAAACTCCAAATTTCACTCTGAATAATCACACTGAAAACCATTTTTAAGCAAAACACATCGCCCCGAAAAAACccattttttcagttttaatttcCCCTAATTTCCAAACCAAAAACTGCTGGCATAATATTATGATAACCAGAAGCAGATTGAGCTTCAATCATATCAGAAAAACCCATTTAAGCACTTCCATTTTCTTATAAACGAGATTaagaaaacaacattaatttgtttgatattttacaCTTAATTAAGCACCATGAGTAACtcgatttttcttttccaaatcaGTAAGCGATGAactaaaaaaatgctttaatgaagacaaaaaaaaaaaaaaaagaggaaaaagaaagtacCTGCAAAAGTTGAAGTGCTTTTGAATCTTCTTCAAGATTCCAATCATCATGCTTCGATTacccaacaacaacaacaaaaaatttaacacTGCATTAATTTGGCATGTAAATAAGTGAAACTAATTAAAAAGTTAGGGTTCCTAAGGCTaaaatcctaataaaaaatGCAAGCTTTAAGGAACCGAAACCCACGACGTCTCCAACGACTGCTATTCGGGCGGAGGCTGCCATTGAGGAGGAGCGTACGGTGGTCGGGTCGGGGGACGAAGTGGAGCGGTGAGTAGTGGAGAGAAAACAGGGAGATGGCGCGTGAATTAACGCGCTTAAGCTCATCATAACCTCCGCCCTGTTTTCGCGCGCTAATATACCGGTAAAAAGAgctgactaattttttttaaactactgtTATTGGATTATTGAATAGTGAGCGCGTAATTGACGAACTCGATGGTCTCCACGTCCTGGGGAGTGCCTTGTGAACCGTTAGATTAGTATAAAAAGgattagttttatatatttggaATTAAGTTCCCCGTTACGATTATGAAGGCTTTGACGTACAATTAGTTTGACTTTTGCATTAATGTACTTCTCCTCtcttacatcaaaattattgcAAGACTTTTGACATccatttagttttatatatttggaATTAAGTGCCCCGTTACAATTACCGAATGCGACCAccattttttcaaatattttaatagtaaTAGACGGGCAATGACTTATTgcaataatgatatttaaaaacacttagCCTGGTAACAATAATCAAAAGATATTAACTGGGCTTGCAATGTTCAGTATGAGAGTGGGTGGTGCGCGTATAGTCAtcatagtttaattaaatctctagatttgttttttagaggtTACTATTTCGAGTCTCATAAATCTCAAGATCACTGAAAGATTTGCATAGTCGTTAACTTTAGAATCTATGGGATTAAGTTCGAGGTACACGTAAGTTGACCTGGCACCCgcgttaataatatatatatatatatatatatatatatatatatatatatatatattaaatgagaaCTTAGAGTTTAtataagtttaaatttataagtatataaaaaataaaaaattatggtaaACATGctttcaacataaatatattaatagattTCTAGCATACATGCTAAGAAATATATtcaaagttgcaattgctattaattcaaagttataacatgcataataataataataataataaatatatatttgaattaaaacaaaTGAGTGTGCTTACTTGTTGATgtacttcaaaataataaaacttttgtTGTTATGAATGATAAATCATTTCTCGTTAAGATTTTATTACTCCTTACTTTGTGCAactaagatatatttttttaacaaggtTTTTGAACCAATATTGACTTTAATTATCTATTAATAAAGTAAACTTAAGCTTAAGATTTGAAAGGAAACACAAAgtataaaaagaagagaaaaatgctACAAATGAGGTGAGGAAAAGTatgtaaatatttgaaaaaaaaaattgtaggaaACTCTTCATTCACACCCTCTTTatataatgaattttgaaaGTTAAAATGTTAGAGAATTAATTATGGtaataatcaatattaattCATATAATTATCAACTTTGAACTAGCCACCATTAATCAAGGATTAAATCTGAACATAATGGCTATAAATATGAATTCTTAAGTTGAAGAAATTGTTTAGATTTGCAAAAAATGCTTCTAGAAGAGGCTGATAACATTAATAGGCTCAAGTTCAAGTTTCAGGtggtaaaaaataatcttttgtggctttaaatactattttataataaactctAACCTAGACCCCGGCCTGACTCGAAGCACGAGCATGAGTTGGGACAGAATACATGTGTGTAGGTTTAAGCCAAAACCCCACTTTGTTTAGGATATCTTTCTTCTAAAAGTTTTGGTGCTTTTGGGCACAATTTCAACTTTCCAACTTCTCACTTTATAAATACCAAGAaaattttgcttattttttatatgggatATAGCTTTGTAGAGGGTTTGGAGTTTCATTAAAATAAGTCAACCAAGGGTTCCTTGAGACTAATTCCTCATTCATctataattcatttaaattatgttaatattttgtGTTAAAGAACTTATGTTggatattaaatttcaataaagttttaacCTTGAAATTAAGTGAATCCCATTTTTAATTTGGCTTCAAATATACTCGttcattatattttaacaaattttccAACAATCCCACACATTAATGGAAATTTTCTAAGCAatttgaaaatgactcaaagaTTTATCGAGAGATACTGATTTTTACTACATAAGGACAAATAACTTTTGATTATGAACCTTCcttactaaaatattattaaatttactcgGTTAAATAGTAAACATGATGTCTTGAACTATTCAACGTTTTATGTAAACCAAGATAATAGTACTTACATAGTTCTCTACCTAGATGTTTCTTTTAATTCTCATTGTTGTGTTCATTTTAAGTTTGAACAACTTTCGAATTCATGAGTGCTTTAAAGAATTCATCTTTT includes:
- the LOC118043785 gene encoding uncharacterized protein isoform X1, with the translated sequence MMSLSALIHAPSPCFLSTTHRSTSSPDPTTVRSSSMAASARIAVVGDVHDDWNLEEDSKALQLLQPDLVLFTGDFGNENVELVQSIADLNLPKVVILGNHDSWKTQHFSGKRKDGVQRQLECLGEEHVAYKRLDFPTLKVSVVGGRPFSCGGEQIFRRSLLSARYGIQDMDGSADRIYNAALGTPEDHMVILLAHNGPTGLGSNLNDICGKDWVFGGGDHGDPDLAQAISHLKETTKISIRLVVFGHMHKELAYGNGLRKMIVVGADKTIYLNGAIVPRVRRLVAGQGTDNTNFMNNETSVFSPGSRGTMRAFTLVEILEGRVDKIAETWVSVIEDETAIEEEHVLFQRGN
- the LOC118043785 gene encoding uncharacterized protein isoform X2, with the translated sequence MMIGILKKIQKHFNFCSQIWCSSQAGDFGNENVELVQSIADLNLPKVVILGNHDSWKTQHFSGKRKDGVQRQLECLGEEHVAYKRLDFPTLKVSVVGGRPFSCGGEQIFRRSLLSARYGIQDMDGSADRIYNAALGTPEDHMVILLAHNGPTGLGSNLNDICGKDWVFGGGDHGDPDLAQAISHLKETTKISIRLVVFGHMHKELAYGNGLRKMIVVGADKTIYLNGAIVPRVRRLVAGQGTDNTNFMNNETSVFSPGSRGTMRAFTLVEILEGRVDKIAETWVSVIEDETAIEEEHVLFQRGN